ctactccacttcgggaggtgattcgggacccaaaaacaagcaaaaaagttcatacaaacataagtccggaaatgagccgtttccgagttatagccacttttatgttcaaaaatcgtaaatttttattttcaatttttttaaattacaattaccaaattctctcaagtttctgtctacatttcgaaaagacgctattcccggtacatctcgatttggaaaagactggatgtataatcttcttgcctcggcagctgtttgcacaagctcgcgcacgAGCCTGATCTCGAGAATTTgatgaggaaggaacaaataaaaagaatccgtttattgagagagagagattgcgttTCGTGATTTATGTAATTCAGAAAAGTCTAGATTGGGCAGAACTATACAAAGAATACTAACATTTGTTGCATGGGGGAAGGGAAACTGCCCTAAAACCTTCCCAGTATTcgtgaacaaaattatacattggtaatataaaatacaatatgaagataataaatgtatcaaatgCATAAAAGAACAAACAAATGGTTATCATAGAACAGtcctttctttaaatatatggCGTAATATACTTTGAAGTTTTACTGAGGTATTtctttatcatataaaaagCTTCATTATAAGAAGAATTGTCATAGTATGTTCTCATATAATTTCTCTTAACGTAGTCAAGCTCAGAATTAGTTGTTCTTCTCTAAAGAAAGGATCGTTTGaaacataaacataaatcaattaatacaAGAATATCAATTCAGATAGAATTTGTATAATCTTGGAAATAATGCATcaatcttttaattgaaataatgaataacTATCATCtgtctattaaataatattatttgtaattttaatactgattGAGTATTACCAAACTCGTGTCTTAATCACGGCAAAGCATTATACATCATGAGCAAAAACAAAAACCATAAGCAATAAGTTTCTCACTGAGTTCACTGAATTAAATCTTGTAATAGGCAGTCTTTGATTGACACATTAATTCACCACAGCATAAACGTAATactagataattaataattcgcaaaataattagtagaataatataaagtaattgagTAAGAGCTTTTACAGCAACGCACGCAAACGGTTATTTGATAATTGGATTACAACGCCTGaaacgatttatatatttcgcaaAGAAAACATTCTAATTTAGTAGTGAATGTAACGAATGTCCGCAAATTAACGTAATGAAcgataaaagatattgtataatcaattataatgaatcaatcgcacaaaagaaagaagtaaaGTTTTTTCCTGGTAAATAAAATGGTTGCAAccgaagaattaattaattaatggacTTTTAGACTGAGCTCAGTGTTATACAATTGactcgaaataaattgtgcacAATCCTGTAATAAGAAAGGATGTTTTCCTCTCAACTCGCGAAACTTATTATATCTCCTCAGATGAACAAGGATAACCCTCAGATAAGTTTAGGATCCTTTGATCAGGATCCTCATTGTAACGTTAGAAGAAATTCTAACGTCTCTACTCAAGATTGTTAAACAATTGGTCACCTTGTCAGTAAAGCTCTCCTCAGATTACCTTTTGATTGACGATAACATCACATAGGATGTTCACACAACGAAGATATGTCGAAAGGACCAAGCCGAAACCTCTTTTATCCATGACTTCGAAAGGGCGTTTTATCTCATGCCGAAAAGGCTTTCTCGAACGTTCCAGAAAATGGCTGCCTTCCTCGAGCTTTCCACGTGCCGTCATGGCTCGCCGGGACGTATCTCACTGGCTTCCTCTCTGCGACGATCGTAGTTGTCCTTTATTTGATTCGTATACGATCCACAGTTATATTGTTTGCTGCACACGGAGAGGCAGATCTCTGGTGCCTCACAACTCGATTCCAAGTTAACAGCGAAAAGAAGTAGGAAGAGTGAGAGAATTCTATATCAGGGATCTCAGGGAgggtgaggggcggggggAAGGACTCGCGGCCGCGGGGTCTGCCGGGCGGGGGGGGACTAGTGCAGCCGTCCTCTGAGGAGGTGCGGCGAGGGGGGGGTGGTCTGCGTTCCCACCATATGGTGGGGAGGTGGGGGGGGAGGTGGTGGGTGATCTGCGTTCCTAGCATACGGttgggggagggggggggaggagcGGGGGGGAAGGACTCGCGGCCGCGGGGTCTGCCGGGCGGGGGGGGGAAGTGCCACCGTCCTCCGAGGAGGTGCGGCGGGGGGGGTGGTCTGCGTTCCCACCATATGGTGGGGAGGTGGGGGGTGGTGGTGGGTGGTCTGCGTTTCTAGCATAGGGTTGGaggaaggggggagggggagggggagggtgGATCAAGCGAGCGCGTCGGGACATGTTCGATAAACAAATGCCGCCTCGCGTCGATGTTTGGCCGATAGTATTTATAAACAGATGTCATTTCACACTTATCAAATGCGAGCGAGCGCCTATGGCAGGCGGCTATAATTTACGACCTGCGACTAGCGTGACACCGCGgtccttttcacttttcttcgTAGGAAGTGCCGCTTATCGGTGTTTCGCGGCGCCATTCGGCTATGGCGTCGCGCGTTACAAAGGCGAGCGCCGATGACATGCagctagattttataaacactagaCGGCATAAGCGCGGCAACGCGACTCAATTTCTATGGGTATCGACGAACGTCGATGacagaatttataaacgaaTATCATCTCGCACTGCGGATGGCCGAGCATCGATGGTCGCGCGACGTAGGTACTCGACCAAAATTTTATGCGACTTAACCGTCGCGGTTTctcctctttatttttctgtataggAAGAGTCGCTTATCGGTGTTTCGCGGCGCCAGTCGACTATGGCGTCGCGCGTTACGAAGGCGAGCGCCGATGACAGGCtgctagattttataaacactagaCGGCATAAGCGCGGCAACGCGACTCAATTTCTATGGGTATCGACGAACGTCGAtgacagaatttataaaacgAATATCATCTCGCACTGCGGATGCGAGCATCGAcggttatcgcgtagactaaacaatctatctacgcagtacgtaaaagacaaaggaaaaaattgacgtcatcgggacgatgatcgacctgataacgcatcgaacctgtcggaacaTGTTCGTTGTAAACAACATATGATAAAAGTTAGGTATAGGGAAGGACATGcacgcaaaagaaaaatacatcgtTCGATTTAGGGTGTAAAAAAAGCctgtttatttaactcttcttttacataatatatcttacgtgCTAAAAACTAAAGCTTCGAGCTCACAATCGATGATCTGATTCGTATTGAACGCATCGCTAGCGTATATTACATTCGACGCTTCCTTGGGATCCTTCACAGTGGACGCGATATCGGAGAACTGCGCAAACTTTGCATCGACCGTCGCAAGTATTCTGATCAAATGATCGAATCTCGCATCGATGCACCGATCGAGATCGAACATACGATGCAACGTCGATTCGGTCATTCTCAAGCATACGTTTGCAGATTCGAGACGTATGAGTTTGATGTTATTAACCGTACAAACTCTCACCGTTAGCGGTCCaacgtttataaaactatGGATATCTTTGAAGTCATTgcgaaagaaattctgaatattttgcCGTTGCTCGTATAGTGCCTTCCACGTTTCGAGAGACAACAGCAGTTCCTTTCCTCGGCGAGGATCTCCAACGGCGATCTCCACGTAGCTCGGTGGACCCACGTTGATACcaatttcgaggaatttgtATTCCGTAGCTGTCAGCGCGTATCGTCTGCTGAGTATACGAACCGCGCGACGATCCAACGAAAtgctgtagaaaaaaataatgagattactttcaaaataatacaattcgcaaaaaaagatataaaaaaaatataaagctttataaattatacaaaacttACTTGTTTTCACACGTTGGAGTTTCAACATCGGGAATCGGCACGTAATAATTCATACGTCTACTGCCGCTGTTGCCGCCGTTGCTTCCTCCAAcggaatacattttttctctcGGTTATGAGAAGCGGACCGTGCGCACAAGCAGCCGATACGAGACTagtcgtataaaattaatcgagtaTACGCGACAGCACCCACTATAACCCTTCCAAAACTATGATGAAGGAGGGggaaattaatgtttctgtAACGCGCAATCAGCGCTCTGAATTTTAGGAGAGGGGACTAAGGTAggatgttttttctttattaaggCGTATATCCCCCTCTCCCTTCCGCATGACATCAACCGCGAAACATGTTCAGACATGTTCGTCTAAAACTGATACCCCATTCCCCCTCCTCGAAGCTCTCGAGTTAGAATTCGTCACGTACACCtacttattctttaattttgtacacTATCGactaaaaggaaaaaaaataaaacattgaaaaatttacacatacgtataaaatttattttttaaaaagatgacAATTCTCTCTGGCGTCgcgaccaccagttaaatatttttaatacattttgcaatGCGCAATTTTTAATGTGTTTTCCACATCGCACAGTATTGGTAAcatctagattatttaaagattcgatatcttcgtaatcCGCATCCAGAGTCTCgatgtttaggttttttctcGCTTTACTCTCAAGCAGATCTaccagccattctcgtttctggcatcccttgacgtacacgaaagtcggcatctcgtcgtcgtcgtcgttgtcctCTTCCTCACCGAGCACCGCTGATGTAATTAAACGCTTCACCTTGCTGTACGACACGTTTCCGTCTTCCCATCGTAATCCATGGTGATTGCGAATCAACCAGGAAGCGCACGATTTGTCGGATTTTGTGAGGAGATTCCACGGCATGGGGCATGTAAAGATGTAATGCGCCAGAACGGCCCTATTTCTCAGCACCGCCACCTCCTTGacgacaaatttcatcccgacgaCGAAACCTTGCAGGTCGACGAACGTTGGTGCAAACATGAAgaaatatctctctttcttcgatGCGTGAATCGAGAGGAATGACGCGCGTTTCGCGAcattctgatttttatatcCTGCTCCCCTCTTTTTCCCCTCTCATAAATTTGTATCGGGagttaaagagagaaaaaattttcgtcGACGTTGCCGCGAACACTCAGACTATTTTGCGCACTACGTTGGTCAACGGATTGTACTCGATCACGCGACCGTGTATGATGAGACAGTACGCGGAGGTATTCGGCGGTACGTTCTCCATGCAATCGAATTCTAGTCTGACATCCACGGTGGCGTTTTTGACGGATTCGTTTTGTCGAGAGCAATCGATGATCACGAACGGGCCGTTACGTAGAAAAGTTGAAACGGTGAGACTCGGCTCGAGATATTCGTATCCGTAATAGCCCTTGCAGAAACGCGCGTACATATCGTACAGAATCGCCCATCTGTGTTTACCAAAGTCCAAATTCAAATCGTCGTACGGATAGACTTCCGAGTTTAGGTAGAGTTTCACGTTGGTCAATTTGCAGTCGTCGAATTGGCTCGTGTCCGCGGACATGACGTTCTTCCGACCCGTTTGCAGAGCGAAGACGACGTATCACGGTTTCTCGAGCTGAGTCGCGGTCTTAATGGCCCACGAGTGCTTGGTCGTGTTCTGCAACAGGGGATACtcgtacagatcccacgaacggaaacCCATACTTAGATATCGTCCGTTTTCCAAGGCGCGCAGCATCGACAGCTTGTTGACCTCGCTCAATACcacgtgaggcattcgccacTGTATCTTGAGTAGTTTGACAGTAGGCTCCAACGCGAGACTTCCCAACAGACAATTGTTGTCGGTGCGCGATCGTATCAAGAttaattcgtgacgagcgttgatcaccacgcgtttgtaatcctcgcaaaatcCCAGTAACAAGTTGAGCGGTACGCAGAAATTGAAGTATCCGCTCGCGTTATTATGCGGTTCCCAGCCCGCGTTTCGCAGGATCACGCTTCTGTCGGACGATACCGTAACGTAGTTCTTGAGCGTGCTGGTTATTCCTACGTTTCTGCAGTGATCAATCTCCACACCGtcgagctcgtatcgaatttCATCGAACAGGAACGCGACGCAATTATTCCCCAATACCACGTTATCGGCTTGGCCGGCTGCTCTGGTCACCGTCAATGTTCCTTCGACGTAGAGAAAACTTTCGCACGGCAACGTATACAGATCCTGTTGTTGTATAGgtattcgtatctcgtcgCTATACTCGAacgttgtgttggcgtacggGTTGTACGAGTGAGTCTCGATCTTGACGATGCGATCGTCAAAGACCGGCTCGCCTCCGATGTTAAGAATTTCAGTCATCGTTCAGATGTTTCGTACCGCGAATCCCagagattgtaaaaatttaacgttcAATGCGTTGAGTTTCTTTCTCGTCTCTGTTTTCGTCTCTGTTTTAACGCTACCGAATGTCGATTTGATGATATCGTCGATCGTCGCAGTCGTAAAGATATTCTTATCCGTCGCACGCTCCGAGTCATTCAACACGAGCATGTCACACGTCGCGCGTTATCGCTGTAGTCATCGTACGTGCAATCTGacggtgatctcttctccTCGAAAATCGAGCAATCGTCCGTCTTGATCCGTGACGCGTATCGTTAGATCCGTAACGCTTTGCGCGATGATCGGCAGGTAAATGATCTGTGTGcgccggcgtttccgatatcttatatcccggtGGTACGCTCGGTGAAAATTCGTGTATCGTGTGAACACGTTTGCcgttgctgtacgcacccgcggtcacgttgcactccacgcggataatgtttacgttgataatattaatcgacgCGTCCGATTCGTGCCACTGTCTCGGCCGCAATATACGCTTCGACGAGAATCCCAGCAGCGATCCAACGTTGTTCGGTTTGTTAAAGTTCACTCTGAAAGCGCACttgatctcgctcttcatcgtattgtaaTTTGCGCGGAGCACTATCGGGTATTCCGCAGCCTCGTCTTCGTAGCCGTTCGCGCGAGCGGTCGCCTCTCGCGCGATATTCGCGACCGACGTACGATCATCGTTGGAACGATTTACGCGTCGCGGGCGTTTTCGTGAAATTTCGCGTTTCAAAAACTCATGTATGGCTCGTATCTCGTACGATCCCTCGGGAATCGTAATTTCCGTGTCATcctcgtcgaaataaaatttattgttcgaAGAATTCACGTTCGGAATCGTGTGATAAGTCTCAAAACACGATAGACCGAGCTCGTAGTCACCGTCGCTCAGATCCACGGCGGGAAAATAGTGCTCCGCGAGGATGCTGCTCTTCC
The Temnothorax longispinosus isolate EJ_2023e chromosome 7, Tlon_JGU_v1, whole genome shotgun sequence DNA segment above includes these coding regions:
- the LOC139816594 gene encoding uncharacterized protein, which encodes MLKLQRVKTSKFCIIYKALYFFYIFFCELYYFESNLIIFFYSISLDRRAVRILSRRYALTATEYKFLEIGINVGPPSYVEIAVGDPRRGKELLLSLETWKALYEQRQNIQNFFRNDFKDIHSFINVGPLTVRVCTVNNIKLIRLESANVCLRMTESTLHRMFDLDRCIDARFDHLIRILATVDAKFAQFSDIASTVKDPKEASNVIYASDAFNTNQIIDCELEALVFST